The Kitasatospora paranensis genome has a window encoding:
- a CDS encoding succinate dehydrogenase iron-sulfur subunit — protein sequence MSTPTMEKHSAALDAAEAGGDALVNVTLRIRRFNPEEHPEPVWVDYQLLMDPKERVLDALNKVKWEQDGTLTYRRSCAHGICGSDAMRINGRNRLACKTLIKDVNPEKPITVEAIKGLAVLKDLIVDMDPFFQAYKDVMPFLITKGNEPTRERLQSAEERERFDDTTKCILCAACTSSCPVFWNDGQYFGPAAIVNAHRFIFDSRDEGAEQRLEVLNDREGVWRCRTTFNCSEACPRGIEVTKAIAEVKRALVTRRF from the coding sequence ATGAGCACTCCGACGATGGAGAAGCACTCGGCCGCTCTGGACGCGGCCGAGGCGGGCGGCGACGCCCTGGTCAACGTCACCCTGCGGATCCGCCGGTTCAACCCGGAGGAGCACCCGGAGCCGGTGTGGGTCGACTACCAGCTGCTGATGGACCCGAAGGAGCGCGTCCTGGACGCCCTCAACAAGGTCAAGTGGGAGCAGGACGGCACCCTGACGTACCGCCGCTCGTGCGCCCACGGCATCTGCGGCTCGGACGCCATGCGGATCAACGGCCGCAACCGGCTGGCGTGCAAGACCCTGATCAAGGACGTCAACCCGGAGAAGCCGATCACGGTCGAGGCCATCAAGGGCCTCGCGGTCCTCAAGGACCTGATCGTCGACATGGACCCGTTCTTCCAGGCGTACAAGGACGTCATGCCGTTCCTCATCACCAAGGGGAACGAGCCGACCCGCGAGCGCCTGCAGTCCGCCGAGGAGCGCGAGCGCTTCGACGACACCACCAAGTGCATCCTGTGCGCCGCGTGCACGTCGTCCTGCCCGGTGTTCTGGAACGACGGCCAGTACTTCGGCCCGGCCGCGATCGTCAACGCGCACCGGTTCATCTTCGACTCCCGCGACGAGGGCGCCGAGCAGCGCCTGGAGGTCCTCAACGACCGTGAGGGCGTGTGGCGCTGCCGCACCACCTTCAACTGCTCGGAGGCCTGCCCGCGCGGCATCGAGGTCACCAAGGCGATCGCCGAGGTGAAGCGCGCGCTGGTCACCCGCCGCTTCTGA